DNA sequence from the Xenopus tropicalis strain Nigerian chromosome 4, UCB_Xtro_10.0, whole genome shotgun sequence genome:
TCCCTTAATCCAAAACTTTCCATACACAGATAGAGCCGCTTATTTGGGGGAGGCTgccagatgagcagatcttttccaattttcagaaattttaccTTCTCTGGTTCTTTAGCCCCTGGTCAAATATGCAGTCTTTAAAGCTGCCCGATAGATACTTGACTGATTTCCGACCAGATATGAATCGGTCAGGCTGCTGTTTTTGCCCTGATGTGGGCCTGCATGAAAGTGCCCCAAAGATAAAAAATGGCAGCCAGATTGGCAGGGGTGACTCTGATACTGTTAACTGGGTTTGGAATCATGGTATCTGTCTGGAAGCAGCACGAGTTGTAACTTATATAGTTGTCTCAGGAAATGGAAAGTTGGGCCATTTGGCCAGTGCTCTATGGATTTGCCATGGTTTGGCTCCATTATTTACTATTGGTTTAGCAGGATTTACCTTAGGCGCACCCAGCATTAGGTAAATACACATTAACCAGTTGGTGACTGCTCAGTCTcactttctccccctccccttgCAGGCTCAGGCTGGGTGGCTGCAGCATGATTTTGGACACTTGTCAGTTTTCAGCCGATCATCATGGAATCACGTAGTACATCAATTTGTCATTGGCCACTTGAAGGTAAGAAATGAACATGGGCATTGTGGGTATTAATTGTTCTAAACAGATCACTCACATTTACTGTAGGGAGCTGCTGTACATGTCAAGAATAAATCAGCACAGTTTCAGTAGTATGTGCAGTCAGAACCAATGCAGGAAACAGCAATtgtaataaacatatattgcattgTATGTGTATTGCCATTTGGTTCCATGCTAAGACACCCTTATGGCTGCACTGTCTCCCGTGACTCATTATGGGAtcaagttggccatacactttaagaatTTTGAAAGATGTTTTCATTATCATAGGACCAGGCTTATCCTGAtatgattgtttaaaagtacgatttgtccatcaacaaaaacaaccatttcaagctATATCGTctagttaaggtccccatacacggtcgagattgccaagtgagcggatcttcccccgatatccccacctacgggtgggcgatatcggggagcctgaagttaaaaaaaaaaataatccgatcgtttggccctagggccaaaacgaccggattatgtaggcggaaatggggcagtcggttcggggaccgcatcaacaagccgatgcggcccccgatccgactgaatcttttaacctggctgatcgatatctggccaatttcaggccagatattggtcagccagcccgctcgtttctgcccctacacgggcagataaactgccgagtcggtccaagggaccgatatcggcagcttctatcggcccgtgtatgggggcctttacagctaggaaactacctgcttggtcctgcaaacaattggacaatggacacATTTCATTGTTAACAACAAAAATTTTCTATCCTGCCCAAttgattttctgactgatgtcgGATTAAAAATTGTTAGATGCGCAATCAGTGGCCATTAACCTTAGGatagtttaatgttttttttggaaTGTGCTGAAACTAGTTGTTAAGAAGGAAAATAGACtcagtgcatggccagctttCCCCCCAACTTGCAAGTTACACCCAATACCCATGTACTCTCTCACTCTGCTCCATGCCCTACACAGGGTGCCCCTGCCAGCTGGTGGAATCACTTGCACTTTCAGCATCATGCCAAACCCAACTGCTTCCGCAAGGATCCTGATATTAATATGCATCCTTTATTGTTTGCACTGGGAAAGAAGCTCTCCGTGGAGGTGAGTACAATGCAAGCTGGTCGAGTGCTaggtttattattgttattattaatagtaATTGTTTCctgcttacatagtaacatagtaacatagtaagttgggttgaaaaaagacatacgtccatcaagttcaaccataatgcctatatataacctgcctaactactagttgatccagaggaaggcaaaaaaccccatctgaagcctctctaatttgccgcagaggggaaaaaattccttcctgactccaagatggcaatcggaccagtccctggatcaactagtacttcTTACTGTGCCTGCTTCCCTAGCTCCTGGCGTCTGAGTTTGCCTTTCAGTTTTATGTAGCCTTCCTTTGTTgcaaaaggtgcccatacacacgtACATAGATAAGTCTGCGTATGATTATTTGTGCGTATATGGGTGCCCACCAGTCCGGACCTATTTTCATGTTTCATCTACTGATGTACCTTGTTGGCCAGGTCATGGTGCATTGGAAGGTGAGGTGGTACTGCAGCGCCTCTTAACATTCTGCAGTTCCAATCATTTGTACTCTTTGTACGAATGATCGGAATAGTATAAAGTCAACCATTCCACGTGTGGCCCCTTGTATGCTCTCCATCTGCTTTCCCCATGAGGGCTGATTGGTAAGACATTGTTCCAGATTGGGCCGTATATGGCTTCCaaactatatatagttaataataaaaataaaaatgtggttGAGCTCACATTCTAATGCCCCTATAACAGTCACACAATGCGCACACAACAGGGACTATTTAATCAGGGAAATGCACAAAATGAAATATCTATGCCTTGGGATGGAAAAAGATGTGAATAACGTTCATAATCCTTCCGGCACTCTCTCGTTTCCCCCCACAGCTTGGAATGAAGAAGAAGAAATACATGCCGTATAATCACCAGCACAAGTACTTCTTCTTCAGTGAGTGAGCTCAACACCAAGTACTTCATGTCTCAGGTATAAAGCTATTGCTAACGGATATTCATCCTCTGTTCTCTTTGCAGTTGGGCCTCCAGCACTGATTCCAGTCTACTTCCAATGGTATATTTTCTACTTTGCAATACGGCGCAAGAAGTGGGCGGTAAGCACATTTAATTGTGTAGTAAATGGACTGGCAGTAAAGTGAGGTTGCAATGGCTGACTCTGCCTCTTGTTCCTGCAGGACctggcctggatgatttctttctATGTGAGGTTTGGTCTGTGTTACATCCCGTTCCTGGGAGTGAGCGGCACCATCGCTCTGTTCATGGTGGTTAGGTGAGCACTGTTATAAACAGAAGGTACAAGGGAATGGAATAGCTGCAGGGAACAGGGGTACATACTACAGGCCATACCATGCTGTCAGATCTGGCTCCCCCAGTGGTCAGCACCCTTCTGTGTGTGCGAGCGTGCACGTGCATGCTCTCatagaggtgggtggggtttggaaCAAGGTGGGTGGCTGGGTTGCTTTGGGTACCCGGCTGGCTTGGGATACTACTGGCAAGAAGCTTTGTTACATTCAGTTGTATTGTGTTTGAATGCATAAAGaacgcccacttttttttttttacaattttgtccATGTGTTTCCAAATGCAACATATAGAGATGAGGCATCTGATACATACACCGCCATTGCCTGCAGGGACCTGATCCAAGCAACATATATTATCCCTGGGACAGATCCCCTCAAAACACACAAGAGCCAGATGCCCTATTTGTGTTGCTGTTTTTATATGATCATGTATGTCCCCTCCATTGATTCACCCTGGGCCCTGGATACAGGGAGGATCATATTATAGATGGTAGCACGGCGCTGGTAGCAGCACAATAGTCTCTGATTAATGCCTTTGTCTTGTGTTTCAGATTTATTGAGAGCAACTGGTTTGTGTGGGTCACTCAGATGAACCACATTCCAATGAACATTGACTATGATCAGAATAAGGAGTGGCTCTCTACGCAGGTACCCAAACATATCCCATAATTCTCTCCTTTGTTACTCACTTACACATTGATGCAACTTACTGTACCTCTGTTCTTTCAGCTCCAAGCCACATGCAATGTGGATCAGTCCCTGTTTAACGACTGGTTCAGCGGACACCTCAATTTCCAGATAGAACATCAGTGAGTTTCCATTCCCTGTCCCCTTCCTTCTTGTCTCTCTCTTCACTTTACTTTCTCACCCCGTGTGACTATTTCTCTCCACAGTTTATTTCCCACCATGCCCCGGCACAATTACTGGAAAGCAGCTCCCCTTGTCCGCTCGCTCTGCAAGAAGTATGGCATCGAGTATCAGTCCAAGCCTCTGTTCACGGCGTTTGCTGATATTGTACAGTGAGTAGCTTGTTCCATTCTGCCACTTTGCTCTCTGCTCTGTCTCTTACTTTGTCTCCTTGCTTTCTATCAGATGTTTATTGTGCTTTAAACTGCTGCAGCAAAATTTGGCAACACCAAGTTGGGATTCAAACATATGAATAATCGTATGGCTCAAGCTGACATGATCAGAATTCTCCTGCCCACATTTCCACCAGCAGCCACCTCCTGTTCATTGAATTGGAAACCTTCTTACTGTTACAGACACTGACTTGTTTCATAGTGATACCAACCTGGCAGTGGGCACTTTTCCATTTCATTTGAATGGGAAGTAGAGGTGGCCTTTAGTTGCCAAGCTTCTCCCTGACATGAGTGAGGCAATCACAAATGCTCCAGGACCAACAACCTAAGATTCAGTTCAAGTAGATTCTCATTAGGAGAGCTTGTATCAACCATAATTTTGCTTCCTATGATGTGGAACCTCCATGGGCACTAAGATCACAATCAGTTATGGCAACATTCTAATCCCCCACATCTAAATATTGCTGGCCTGCATCTTCCCATGCATTTTCTCCATCATCCCAATTTTCCTTCAACACGGTGCGCTTGTGCACACTTACACCTTAGAACAGCTGTGAAGCTCACATATAATTTAGTATGGTTGTATACCCACCTCTGGCCAAAAAtctgccagatatctattgggcaggtttaatagGTCTGTCTGGCAGGGGCTGTGTCGGCACAGTGATGCGGCCCCCTCCCAAAGCTCCTGCATTGCTGCCAGTTATGATCCGATCCTTAATCTGGGAGCCAAATAACCAGGGGACAGGCAGGGGGACACATGGGCAAGGAAATGACCCAGTATATCCATAGTTGGtggccagactgggattcaaaataggccctggcatttcaagtacacagaggcccaaacagcccccaccagcccaataaatagtgactgtctatggcctcttacagcagcccccctggcatttgccggaacccacagattgccagtccgggcctgcctggAGGGGCATGTTCTGGTCAGGAGAAGGCTACAGGCCACAGAATAAAAGGCGCAGCTTGGGTGGGTCAGACGTGTTGTCAATCTACCCCATGTCTTGAGGGAGACAATGACCCACTCCGGGCCTTTTTAAGATCTTTATTTTACATTCTCATTTAGGGGAATTTAGGTGGAAAAAAGAACTGGATAAtcatctccctcatgacatggggttggttgacagctctaaTGTTGGGAGGAGGATTCCCAGGATGTCACAGCCGATACCTCAGCTAGGCTTAACCTgacataagctgccaaattggacTCTCTACATCAAGACAAGAGCtgattggtccatgtatggggcactGCCCAACAGATAAGGGGCAGGTTAGAAGATTCCATTGAGCATCAGATCTACAAAGGCCCTTATTATGATATGAACATTGGCACGGGGCtcaacaaacaagcagatctttacatgCTCGACTGTGATAGGCCAGCTGCAGCAGAAGTCTATTAAAGCTGTAGATAAAGGCTCAAAGCAAATTATAGCAGTTCTTAAATAGACCCCCATTCTCTAGTGGAAGTTTTCCGTATTCAAGAAACACACACAGGGCAATTAACAGAGTGGTTCACCaccaggttaacttttagtaagttaaaaaatggcctattcttaaaATCTTttaagttggtcttcatttttgaattatttgccttcctcttccaattttattgttatggttactttttattacatatctttctatttaggccctcttctatttctattcctgtctttcttttcaaccactggctggttactaggttaaattgaaccctggcaaccagatagctgccaaaattctaaactggagagctgcttaacaaaaagcaaataacaaataaaaaaaataaaagaccaattgcaatttgtcttagGATAGAACTCTCTACATCATCTTAAAAGTGAAT
Encoded proteins:
- the fads1 gene encoding acyl-CoA (8-3)-desaturase isoform X1 — encoded protein: MGSTKELTCYTWEEVKKRCTREERWLVINRKVYDITRFVNIHPGGPRVISHYAGQDATDPFVAFHIDQELVKKRMCCLLIGELAPGEPSIEPFKDAAMVEDFRALRTTVEQMGLFHPSKLFFFVTLLHVLLLDVLAYVTMYYGGTSLISLLVTALLLATVQAQAGWLQHDFGHLSVFSRSSWNHVVHQFVIGHLKGAPASWWNHLHFQHHAKPNCFRKDPDINMHPLLFALGKKLSVELGMKKKKYMPYNHQHKYFFFIGPPALIPVYFQWYIFYFAIRRKKWADLAWMISFYVRFGLCYIPFLGVSGTIALFMVVRFIESNWFVWVTQMNHIPMNIDYDQNKEWLSTQLQATCNVDQSLFNDWFSGHLNFQIEHHLFPTMPRHNYWKAAPLVRSLCKKYGIEYQSKPLFTAFADIVHSLRESGELWLDAYLHK